One part of the Fusobacterium pseudoperiodonticum genome encodes these proteins:
- a CDS encoding formylglycine-generating enzyme family protein, giving the protein MENKEIELKKFEDEYMVKVKGGKYIPSFSNELKEVFDIEVCKYPTTQLMWLEVMENNPSKAKALYKPVETVNWWQALEFCNKLSEKYGLEPVYEFSKSLEETLMIKELGGKILSPDKANFENTEGFRLPTEIEWEWFASGGQKAIEQGTFEYKYSGSNNIDEVAWYLSNSDFKNDISIKEVGLKKPNQLGLFDCSGNIWEWCYDTTGEIENGKLYTYKTFEPYNIYRRIKGGSGAYSAKSSLITNRSETIATYSYKNFGFRIVRTINF; this is encoded by the coding sequence GTGGAAAATAAAGAAATAGAACTGAAAAAATTTGAAGATGAGTATATGGTTAAAGTTAAAGGTGGAAAATATATTCCTTCTTTTTCAAATGAATTAAAGGAAGTTTTTGATATAGAAGTATGTAAATACCCTACAACTCAATTAATGTGGTTAGAAGTTATGGAAAATAATCCCTCAAAAGCTAAAGCATTATATAAACCTGTTGAAACTGTTAATTGGTGGCAAGCACTAGAATTCTGTAATAAACTAAGTGAAAAATATGGTTTAGAGCCTGTATATGAATTCAGTAAAAGTTTAGAAGAAACATTAATGATAAAAGAATTAGGAGGAAAAATACTAAGCCCTGATAAAGCAAACTTTGAAAATACAGAAGGTTTTAGATTACCTACAGAAATAGAATGGGAATGGTTTGCAAGTGGAGGACAAAAAGCAATAGAACAAGGGACTTTTGAATATAAATATTCAGGAAGTAATAATATAGATGAAGTAGCCTGGTATCTTAGTAATTCAGATTTTAAAAATGATATCTCAATAAAAGAGGTAGGATTAAAAAAGCCAAATCAACTAGGGCTTTTTGATTGCAGTGGTAATATATGGGAATGGTGTTATGATACAACTGGTGAGATAGAAAATGGAAAATTATACACATATAAAACTTTTGAGCCTTATAATATTTATAGAAGAATTAAAGGTGGTTCAGGAGCTTACTCTGCTAAAAGTTCTCTCATCACTAATAGAAGTGAAACTATAGCTACTTATTCTTATAAAAATTTTGGATTTCGTATTGTAAGAACTATTAACTTTTGA